A single Endozoicomonas sp. NE40 DNA region contains:
- a CDS encoding sugar O-acetyltransferase encodes MTEKEKMIAGLGYFPSDPKDPELREERKAAKALCHRYNLLAPHEAEQKTELLKSLLGQVQEANIEPSFHCDYGYNIYLGENFYSNHNLVILDVCPVIIGDNVMFGPNVTITSAGHPIDAETRNSGLEFGKKINIGNNVWLGANVTVNPGVTIGDNVVIGSGSVVTKDIPANTVAAGVPCKVIRNIEQSQAA; translated from the coding sequence ATGACCGAAAAAGAAAAGATGATTGCAGGGCTGGGCTACTTTCCATCGGACCCTAAGGACCCTGAGCTGCGCGAGGAAAGAAAAGCCGCCAAGGCGCTCTGTCACCGTTATAACCTGCTGGCTCCCCATGAAGCTGAGCAGAAAACCGAACTGTTAAAAAGCCTTTTAGGGCAGGTACAGGAAGCGAATATTGAACCAAGCTTCCACTGCGACTACGGCTATAACATTTATCTGGGCGAGAACTTTTATTCCAATCACAATCTGGTCATTCTCGATGTTTGTCCAGTAATTATTGGCGACAATGTGATGTTTGGCCCAAACGTCACCATCACTTCAGCCGGTCACCCTATCGATGCAGAAACCCGCAATTCCGGTCTGGAGTTTGGTAAAAAAATCAACATTGGCAACAATGTCTGGCTTGGTGCCAATGTGACGGTCAATCCGGGTGTCACCATTGGTGATAATGTTGTGATTGGCTCTGGCAGTGTTGTCACTAAAGATATTCCTGCCAACACGGTGGCAGCCGGTGTTCCCTGCAAAGTGATACGGAATATTGAACAGTCGCAGGCAGCCTGA
- a CDS encoding LysR family transcriptional regulator produces the protein MNRIDLSRVDLNLLTAFETLYQEQSVSKAAERLYLGQSAMSHTLGRLRKLFDDVLLERQGQQMRPTRKADELYLAVHEVLSVIRDRVLDQSAFTPATWEGAVRIGLNDYCELVYARALFERILADAPQAQVSFVTVNRGNAADLLKAGKLDMALGHWPEAMDELEVQDVYIEKHVCLFDNRVLQKPLPLSLQDYLDIPHALVTPEGELSGNVDSILAQQGLSRKVSLGCSRFISLLNLLKGARLLSVVPETLSYIDDSQQPLHHCEPPVAVGDFSISLAWRKSDSAHPVLSWLKQLMNDVVLQERHRILDKEQE, from the coding sequence ATGAATCGTATTGATTTATCCCGTGTGGACCTGAACCTGCTGACTGCTTTTGAAACCCTGTACCAGGAACAGAGTGTCAGTAAAGCGGCTGAACGTCTGTATCTTGGGCAGTCTGCCATGAGTCATACTCTGGGGCGCTTGCGCAAACTGTTTGATGATGTGCTGCTTGAACGACAGGGTCAGCAAATGCGGCCAACTCGTAAAGCCGATGAGTTGTATCTGGCAGTCCATGAAGTGCTGAGTGTGATCCGGGATCGGGTACTGGATCAGTCGGCATTTACGCCTGCTACGTGGGAGGGGGCTGTTCGAATCGGTTTAAACGACTACTGCGAACTGGTTTATGCCAGAGCGCTGTTTGAACGCATACTGGCTGATGCACCTCAGGCTCAGGTCAGCTTTGTCACCGTGAATCGTGGTAATGCAGCCGATCTGCTCAAAGCCGGAAAGCTGGATATGGCACTGGGTCACTGGCCGGAAGCCATGGACGAGCTGGAGGTACAGGATGTGTACATTGAGAAGCATGTCTGCCTGTTTGATAACCGTGTGCTGCAGAAGCCCCTGCCGTTGTCTTTGCAGGATTACCTTGATATTCCCCATGCACTGGTGACACCGGAAGGCGAACTGAGTGGCAACGTTGATAGCATTCTCGCCCAACAGGGGCTAAGCCGGAAAGTGTCTCTGGGCTGCTCAAGATTTATTTCGTTGCTGAACCTGCTGAAAGGCGCCAGGCTGTTATCGGTCGTTCCTGAAACGCTGTCGTATATTGATGACTCGCAACAGCCTTTGCATCACTGTGAGCCTCCTGTTGCAGTAGGTGATTTTTCGATCAGTCTGGCCTGGCGCAAAAGTGACAGCGCTCACCCGGTATTAAGCTGGCTGAAGCAGCTAATGAATGATGTCGTTCTGCAGGAACGACATCGTATTCTCGATAAAGAACAGGAGTAG
- the chrA gene encoding chromate efflux transporter, whose product MTTSNDKMSDHPMLKNCFEVFIRFLTLGCYAFGGPTAHIGYFHREFVEKRQWLSEQEYADTVALCQMLPGPASSQVGISIGFDRAGLPGALAAFTGFTLPSAILMVLLAMGYSEISGLSSAMGILHGVKLFAVAVVTDALIKMGKSLCPDRPRVTMAIITAGLMLMMPGVAMQMAVIIAGAIAGYVIYNQSTGTNPLPEVKGRKRIAFAAAALFVAGILVIPVLAAQSDNAALQLFDSFYRSGALVFGGGHVVLPMLQAELVHDAGITADAFLVGYSAAQAVPGPMFTLAPFLGGVFGGSFNLSYALVALVAMFAPSFLLLAAAWPFWNRLKAMPKLRSAINGINAVVTGLLLAALYDPVITLAIKGAEDVALALLAYLLLAVWKLPIALMVPLYAGIGFVLL is encoded by the coding sequence ATGACAACCTCAAATGACAAGATGTCTGATCACCCCATGCTGAAAAATTGTTTTGAAGTGTTTATCCGTTTTCTGACCCTGGGCTGCTATGCCTTTGGAGGACCGACGGCACACATAGGTTATTTCCACCGGGAATTCGTTGAAAAACGACAATGGTTAAGTGAGCAGGAATACGCTGATACGGTTGCCCTTTGTCAGATGCTGCCGGGACCCGCGAGCAGTCAGGTGGGTATCAGCATTGGTTTTGACCGCGCAGGATTGCCGGGTGCATTGGCGGCCTTTACAGGCTTCACACTGCCTTCAGCCATTCTCATGGTTTTGCTGGCAATGGGTTACAGTGAAATTTCCGGGCTTTCCTCCGCCATGGGTATTTTGCACGGTGTCAAACTGTTTGCGGTGGCCGTAGTAACCGATGCATTGATTAAAATGGGCAAGTCTCTCTGCCCTGACCGCCCACGGGTCACCATGGCAATCATTACCGCCGGTCTGATGTTAATGATGCCTGGCGTCGCCATGCAGATGGCCGTCATTATCGCTGGTGCGATAGCCGGTTATGTGATTTACAACCAGAGTACCGGCACAAATCCACTGCCCGAAGTGAAGGGACGCAAGCGTATAGCCTTTGCTGCAGCCGCTTTGTTTGTAGCAGGCATTCTTGTCATTCCGGTTCTCGCCGCACAGTCTGATAATGCCGCTTTGCAGTTGTTTGACAGTTTCTATCGCTCTGGCGCCCTGGTGTTTGGCGGTGGTCATGTGGTTCTGCCCATGCTTCAGGCTGAACTGGTACACGACGCTGGAATAACAGCTGACGCGTTTCTGGTGGGATACAGTGCTGCCCAGGCCGTACCGGGGCCAATGTTTACTCTGGCACCTTTTCTGGGTGGTGTTTTTGGTGGCAGCTTTAACCTGAGTTACGCCCTTGTGGCCCTGGTGGCCATGTTCGCACCGTCCTTTTTGTTGCTGGCTGCCGCCTGGCCATTCTGGAACCGCCTGAAGGCGATGCCAAAACTTCGTTCTGCCATCAATGGTATCAATGCCGTGGTCACGGGTCTGCTACTGGCCGCGTTGTATGACCCGGTAATTACACTGGCGATTAAAGGTGCGGAAGATGTTGCACTGGCGTTGCTGGCCTACCTGTTACTGGCTGTCTGGAAGCTGCCGATTGCCCTGATGGTACCGCTCTATGCAGGCATTGGTTTCGTTCTGCTTTGA
- a CDS encoding anaerobic sulfatase maturase: MRKPFHLMAKPTSYQCNLDCDYCFYLEKEVFFNKRAENKGKEKITHMSDEVLRNYTKQYIASQDTPVVDFTWQGGEPTTAGLDFFKRAIAYQKKFAGDKQITNSLQTNGVLLNDEWCAFLKEHNFLVGLSIDGPEELHDHYRVSQGGKPTFKRVAKAIECMKKHGVEFNTLTVVNNVNVEHPLKVYNFLKEIGSTFTQFIPVIEQMEVGVENPMLIFPKSKSEKQLMPFSVDPEKFGDFMITIFNEWVRKDVGKIYVQMFDNALATWIGQPANLCIFREECGSALVVERNGDIYSCDHYVYPEYKLGNISDKNVHKVATQKAQDKFGKDKSNVGEICEKCEYRFACNGGCPKHRIHPNADGTSQSHLCPAYKKIFKHMDPYMKYMANELQNRRPPAYVMYAADRIAAENAR, from the coding sequence ATGAGAAAACCTTTTCACCTAATGGCCAAACCCACCAGCTATCAGTGTAATCTCGACTGTGATTACTGCTTTTATCTGGAAAAAGAAGTCTTCTTTAACAAACGGGCCGAGAATAAAGGAAAGGAAAAGATCACTCACATGAGTGATGAGGTGTTGCGCAACTACACCAAACAATACATTGCCTCACAGGACACCCCTGTTGTTGATTTCACCTGGCAGGGCGGGGAGCCTACCACCGCTGGCCTGGATTTCTTCAAGCGTGCCATCGCATACCAGAAAAAATTTGCCGGTGACAAGCAGATTACCAACAGCCTGCAAACCAATGGCGTACTGTTGAACGACGAATGGTGTGCATTCCTGAAAGAGCACAACTTCCTGGTAGGTCTTTCGATTGACGGTCCTGAGGAACTGCACGACCATTATCGAGTATCACAGGGTGGTAAACCCACTTTCAAACGTGTTGCCAAAGCCATTGAGTGCATGAAAAAACACGGAGTGGAGTTCAATACACTCACGGTAGTGAACAACGTTAACGTTGAGCATCCGTTGAAAGTTTATAACTTCCTGAAAGAGATCGGCTCAACCTTTACCCAGTTCATTCCGGTCATTGAGCAGATGGAAGTGGGTGTTGAAAACCCAATGCTGATCTTCCCAAAATCTAAAAGCGAAAAACAGCTGATGCCTTTCTCTGTAGACCCGGAAAAATTTGGTGATTTCATGATCACCATCTTTAACGAATGGGTTCGCAAAGACGTTGGCAAGATCTATGTACAAATGTTTGACAATGCCCTGGCCACCTGGATTGGTCAGCCTGCCAACCTGTGTATTTTCCGCGAAGAGTGTGGTTCAGCCCTGGTGGTTGAGCGTAATGGCGATATTTATTCCTGTGACCATTACGTGTACCCGGAATACAAGCTGGGTAATATTTCAGACAAAAATGTTCACAAAGTAGCCACTCAAAAAGCTCAGGATAAGTTTGGTAAAGACAAGTCTAACGTTGGCGAAATTTGTGAAAAATGTGAATACCGTTTCGCCTGTAATGGCGGCTGTCCAAAGCATCGCATTCACCCGAATGCTGACGGTACCAGCCAGAGCCATCTGTGTCCTGCCTATAAAAAGATTTTTAAACACATGGACCCTTATATGAAATATATGGCGAATGAGCTGCAAAATCGCCGACCTCCTGCGTATGTAATGTATGCTGCCGATCGAATTGCTGCGGAAAACGCCCGTTGA
- a CDS encoding DUF2799 domain-containing protein has product MKQFTLALALSTLAMAGCSTTPSPQQLASEGNWEQLGQMDGSKGLTERSNSELSELHKLDSQNFDLYKQGYATGIAEFCTPETGYFLGLSGLSYGGQCARFDHENEYIQSWEDGLFEYDNARWDQEIQYYDYETFYGGVQ; this is encoded by the coding sequence ATGAAACAATTCACACTGGCTCTGGCTCTGTCCACTTTAGCAATGGCCGGTTGCTCAACCACACCATCACCTCAACAATTAGCCAGCGAAGGCAACTGGGAACAACTCGGTCAAATGGACGGGAGTAAAGGTCTTACTGAACGTTCCAATTCTGAACTGTCTGAATTACATAAACTGGATAGCCAGAACTTTGATCTTTATAAACAGGGATATGCCACCGGCATTGCTGAATTCTGTACTCCTGAGACGGGTTATTTCCTGGGACTGTCCGGCTTGAGTTACGGAGGGCAGTGTGCTCGCTTTGACCATGAAAACGAATATATTCAGAGCTGGGAAGACGGTCTGTTTGAGTATGATAATGCTCGCTGGGATCAGGAGATTCAGTATTATGATTACGAAACTTTTTATGGCGGTGTTCAGTGA
- the tatC gene encoding twin-arginine translocase subunit TatC, giving the protein MTSSASAGDKEQPLIQHLLELRTRIIRSTVVIFILFAGLFYFSSDIYEFISQPLRVYLPEGTSMIATDVASPFLAPFKLTLVLSLFIAIPYILHQIWAFISPGLYKHEKRLAIPLLVASVLLFYAGMAFAYFVVFPLVFGFFTSIGPESVAVMTDINSYLNFILKLFFAFGLAFEIPVATVLLIWSGVSDVDSLAKKRPYIIVGCFVLGMLLTPPDVISQTLLAGPMWLLFEMGILFARLTPGVSAKRDESE; this is encoded by the coding sequence ATGACTTCAAGTGCAAGTGCCGGCGACAAGGAACAGCCACTGATCCAGCACCTGCTGGAGCTGAGAACCCGTATTATTCGCAGCACAGTGGTTATATTTATTTTGTTTGCCGGATTGTTTTATTTTTCCAGCGATATCTACGAGTTTATTTCACAGCCGTTGCGGGTATACCTGCCTGAAGGTACGAGCATGATTGCGACTGATGTCGCATCGCCGTTCCTGGCTCCCTTCAAGCTGACACTGGTATTATCCCTGTTTATTGCCATCCCCTATATTCTGCACCAGATCTGGGCATTTATTTCACCGGGGTTGTATAAACATGAAAAGCGTCTGGCGATACCGCTGCTGGTAGCCAGTGTCCTGTTGTTTTACGCCGGAATGGCGTTTGCCTATTTTGTGGTTTTTCCGCTGGTATTTGGTTTCTTTACGAGTATTGGTCCGGAAAGCGTTGCGGTGATGACAGACATTAACAGCTATCTGAATTTTATTTTGAAGCTGTTTTTTGCTTTTGGCCTGGCTTTTGAAATTCCTGTTGCTACGGTGTTATTAATCTGGTCTGGTGTATCGGATGTTGATTCTCTGGCAAAGAAACGCCCCTATATCATTGTTGGGTGTTTTGTTCTGGGGATGTTGTTAACGCCACCGGATGTGATTTCACAAACGTTGCTTGCGGGACCGATGTGGTTACTGTTTGAAATGGGTATTTTGTTTGCCCGCCTGACTCCGGGTGTTTCTGCAAAACGAGATGAATCTGAATAA
- the tatB gene encoding Sec-independent protein translocase protein TatB — MFDIGFAEMLIIVLLGLVVLGPERLPQAIRTVARWLHYLKQTARNVRETVESELNIEEIKQDLHFKDIERQLESVKQQASEAGDSLKTMSSRLQGEVSEFDHSLSQQRDNKTTETESSSVKK, encoded by the coding sequence GTGTTTGATATTGGCTTTGCCGAGATGCTGATCATTGTTCTTCTGGGGCTGGTTGTTCTGGGGCCGGAGAGGCTTCCGCAGGCAATCCGTACAGTTGCCCGCTGGCTGCATTACCTGAAGCAGACTGCACGTAATGTCCGGGAGACCGTGGAAAGCGAACTCAATATTGAAGAAATCAAACAGGATTTGCATTTCAAGGATATTGAGCGACAGCTGGAGAGTGTAAAGCAGCAGGCTTCTGAAGCAGGGGACAGTCTGAAAACTATGTCGTCCCGGCTTCAGGGAGAGGTCAGTGAGTTCGACCACTCTCTCAGCCAGCAGCGTGATAACAAGACAACAGAGACTGAAAGCTCGTCGGTTAAGAAATGA
- the tatA gene encoding Sec-independent protein translocase subunit TatA — protein sequence MGLGGISIWQLVIILLIVVMLFGTKKLKTLGSDLGGAVKGFKDAMADEKTEGHASGKEIPHDKP from the coding sequence ATGGGTCTGGGTGGAATCAGTATCTGGCAACTGGTGATTATTCTGTTGATTGTCGTGATGTTGTTCGGCACCAAAAAGCTGAAGACACTGGGAAGTGATCTGGGTGGTGCGGTTAAAGGGTTTAAGGACGCGATGGCAGACGAAAAAACTGAAGGCCATGCTTCCGGTAAGGAAATCCCACACGACAAACCCTGA
- a CDS encoding LacI family DNA-binding transcriptional regulator, producing the protein MANIKDVAKLAGVSISTVSRVVNNTAGVARNKKEAVVRAMSELHYKPNSFAKALVSNKSDSLGLVVGDLGDPFFSLLMRGVEKLASQYNKQLLVSSGHHDPEREKEAIRSLIDRRCDAIVVHSKALPDYQVMELLESQTSSVIINRRIQGFEERCIYLDNRSAGEMATRYLLEQGHRNIAFISRSSENRHLELEDARDRYQGYQDALLAHSIFPDSELLSKNQPDEQGGYNATLELLNRNVEFTAIFAYNDAMAAGCMMALRERKVQVPNDVSVIGVDDVLLARFLNPGLTTVRYPIEAMGAAAASLALALFREHEQPQLIREFMPEIQIRESVRSL; encoded by the coding sequence GTGGCTAATATAAAAGATGTCGCAAAGCTGGCGGGAGTCTCCATATCTACGGTTTCCCGCGTTGTTAACAATACGGCAGGTGTTGCACGAAACAAAAAAGAGGCCGTGGTGCGTGCCATGTCTGAGCTGCACTACAAACCGAACAGTTTTGCCAAGGCCCTGGTCAGTAATAAGTCTGATTCCCTGGGCCTGGTCGTCGGAGATCTGGGCGATCCGTTCTTCAGCCTGCTTATGCGCGGGGTTGAAAAGCTTGCCAGCCAATACAACAAACAACTGTTAGTCAGCTCAGGTCATCACGATCCGGAAAGGGAAAAAGAAGCCATCCGTTCCCTGATCGACCGACGGTGTGATGCCATTGTCGTTCACTCCAAAGCGCTGCCAGACTATCAGGTGATGGAGCTGCTTGAGTCCCAGACCAGCTCGGTCATTATCAATCGAAGAATACAGGGCTTTGAGGAGCGTTGTATCTATCTCGACAACCGCAGTGCCGGAGAGATGGCCACCCGCTATCTGCTTGAACAGGGGCATCGGAATATTGCATTTATCTCCCGCTCTTCAGAAAACAGACACCTTGAACTGGAAGATGCCCGTGACCGCTATCAGGGCTATCAGGATGCCCTCCTGGCTCACAGTATATTCCCGGACTCTGAATTGCTCAGCAAAAACCAGCCTGATGAACAGGGAGGCTATAATGCCACCCTCGAGTTACTGAACCGTAACGTTGAATTTACTGCTATTTTTGCCTACAACGATGCGATGGCAGCAGGATGCATGATGGCATTAAGAGAACGCAAGGTTCAGGTGCCAAACGACGTTTCGGTGATAGGTGTTGACGATGTTCTGCTGGCACGGTTCCTTAACCCTGGCCTGACCACTGTCCGATATCCCATTGAAGCCATGGGAGCAGCGGCTGCCTCTCTGGCTCTGGCGCTTTTTAGAGAACATGAACAGCCACAGTTGATTCGGGAGTTCATGCCTGAAATTCAAATCAGGGAATCAGTACGCAGCCTGTAA
- a CDS encoding alanine racemase, producing MFWAVVFFLLIVSLLLLFRPEDKGQPHDEYFSTLSSKLPASVSGLPHIMVDLERVNHNLLQVREHLGDTTNIRVVAKSLPCPQLLRYILEQLGSNRLMVFHQPFLNQMLKQFPGCDFLLGKPFPIHLLESFYDQLDPAHRERIGQIQWLIDKQSRLEQYLLFARQNRLQLRVSIELNIGLHRGGVASPEQLAAMLTLIRANRDFLKLSGFMGYESHIAKAPFASMRINARIRAQETYDDYVTILRTDYPDLFRPDLCFNCAGSKTYQLYPLESRGAINDISIGSAFVQPMSFDLPTLQHHQPALFISTPVLKKQEGLTIPYLERLTHLLSWFNDNFRQTFFINGGWWKASPSPPGD from the coding sequence ATGTTCTGGGCGGTTGTTTTCTTTCTTCTTATTGTGTCTCTGTTGCTGTTATTCAGGCCAGAAGACAAGGGTCAGCCCCACGACGAGTATTTTTCTACCCTGTCCAGCAAACTGCCCGCCTCCGTGAGTGGTCTGCCTCATATCATGGTCGACCTTGAGCGGGTCAATCACAACCTTCTCCAGGTCAGGGAACATCTGGGAGACACCACCAACATTCGTGTCGTCGCCAAATCCCTGCCCTGTCCCCAGCTGTTACGCTACATTCTTGAACAGCTCGGCAGTAACCGCCTGATGGTGTTTCACCAGCCTTTCCTGAACCAGATGCTGAAACAGTTTCCGGGCTGTGACTTTCTGCTGGGTAAGCCCTTCCCGATTCACTTGCTTGAAAGCTTCTATGACCAGCTTGATCCTGCACATCGTGAGCGTATCGGCCAGATACAATGGCTGATTGATAAACAGAGTCGTCTGGAACAGTACCTGTTATTTGCCAGGCAGAATCGTTTGCAGCTACGGGTCAGTATTGAGCTGAATATTGGTCTTCATCGAGGCGGTGTTGCCAGCCCCGAACAACTGGCAGCCATGCTTACCCTTATTCGTGCCAACCGGGATTTTCTGAAACTGTCCGGTTTTATGGGCTATGAATCGCATATTGCCAAGGCACCATTTGCCTCAATGCGAATCAATGCACGAATCCGGGCTCAGGAAACATACGACGACTATGTAACGATACTGCGGACTGACTACCCCGACCTGTTTCGCCCGGACTTATGCTTTAATTGCGCAGGCAGCAAAACCTACCAGCTGTATCCTCTGGAAAGCCGTGGTGCCATAAACGACATCAGCATTGGTTCTGCCTTTGTTCAACCCATGAGCTTTGACCTGCCCACTCTGCAACATCATCAGCCTGCGTTGTTTATTTCGACACCGGTTCTGAAAAAGCAGGAAGGGTTGACCATTCCCTATCTTGAGCGCCTGACACACTTGCTGTCCTGGTTTAACGACAACTTCCGGCAAACCTTCTTTATTAATGGCGGATGGTGGAAAGCCAGCCCCTCTCCCCCCGGGGATTAA
- a CDS encoding sulfite exporter TauE/SafE family protein: protein MDFGVPLLPFLLTAVPAVLIAAVGKGGLGNAMGVMAVPLMSLVIPPVQAAAILLPLLLIMDLFAIWGWRRFIDWNILKIILLPGLVGVGLGLLIFYQLPESAIRFLIGSIAILFCLHQFFSKGVAPGKPSRLKGIFWATVSGFTSFGVHAGGAPLSVYMLPLKLDKKILSGTMAIFFGVVNLSKIPAYGGLGELSVDNLILSAILLPLCPLGVFAGMKLVHRIREDIFYRVLYTGLLITGVKLIMDAL from the coding sequence ATGGATTTTGGTGTGCCACTGTTGCCGTTTTTATTAACTGCTGTACCTGCGGTTCTTATCGCCGCTGTGGGAAAGGGCGGCCTGGGTAACGCAATGGGGGTGATGGCTGTTCCTCTTATGTCGCTGGTTATTCCACCGGTTCAGGCGGCTGCCATTCTTCTGCCGTTACTGCTCATCATGGATCTGTTTGCCATCTGGGGGTGGAGACGATTTATTGACTGGAATATTCTGAAGATTATTCTGTTGCCGGGTTTAGTGGGAGTAGGGCTTGGGTTGCTGATTTTTTATCAGTTGCCTGAGAGTGCCATTCGCTTTCTGATCGGCAGCATTGCTATCTTGTTTTGCCTTCATCAGTTTTTCTCAAAAGGTGTTGCGCCCGGCAAACCCAGTCGCCTGAAAGGCATTTTCTGGGCAACAGTCAGTGGGTTCACCAGTTTTGGTGTCCATGCCGGGGGGGCTCCGCTCAGTGTGTACATGCTGCCCCTCAAATTAGATAAAAAGATACTGAGTGGTACGATGGCGATATTTTTCGGGGTGGTGAATCTCTCCAAGATTCCAGCTTATGGGGGTTTGGGCGAGCTGAGTGTCGATAACCTTATACTGTCGGCTATTCTTTTACCCCTTTGCCCGCTGGGTGTTTTTGCCGGCATGAAGCTGGTTCATCGTATCCGTGAAGACATATTTTACAGGGTGCTTTACACCGGATTACTGATAACCGGTGTAAAGCTCATTATGGATGCACTGTAG
- a CDS encoding sugar phosphate isomerase/epimerase family protein, whose amino-acid sequence MISPNKKHDRYRFAAAPCSWGVGNPQCPDSPVWRDLLQEASEAGYSSIELGPYGYFPTDGRMLKDELGRRGMSVISGRVYEALWDRTRLEETLSRTRKVCQLLHAVGAKQLVIVDAVNDIRERFAGISEQAPRLDKPRWRTMMSTIRCIADIAMYDYGIRAVVHPHAGSYLEFDDEISRMLEDVPYEKAGLCLDTGHFVYAGLEPAQWMKECTFRLEHVHFKDVCNQRLEYCLNSQMVGFKDACDFGVLRSVGEGDIDYCAIKSALDRVEYDGWITLQQLRDPNSEVTPFEDARRSLNHLRELGF is encoded by the coding sequence ATGATAAGTCCAAACAAAAAACACGATCGTTACCGCTTTGCCGCTGCCCCCTGCTCCTGGGGAGTGGGTAATCCGCAATGTCCGGATAGCCCCGTATGGCGAGACCTGTTGCAGGAAGCTTCAGAGGCGGGTTACTCAAGCATTGAGCTTGGGCCTTATGGTTATTTTCCGACCGATGGCCGCATGCTCAAAGACGAACTGGGTAGACGGGGCATGTCAGTTATCTCTGGCAGAGTCTATGAAGCTCTGTGGGATCGTACCCGGCTGGAAGAAACCCTGTCCAGAACCCGCAAGGTCTGTCAGTTGCTTCATGCTGTGGGTGCGAAACAGCTGGTGATTGTTGATGCGGTCAATGATATCCGCGAGCGTTTTGCCGGTATCAGTGAGCAGGCACCAAGACTGGATAAACCCAGGTGGCGCACTATGATGTCGACCATTCGCTGTATTGCCGATATCGCTATGTACGACTATGGTATCAGAGCCGTTGTACACCCTCATGCAGGCAGCTATCTGGAATTTGATGATGAAATTTCCCGGATGCTGGAGGATGTACCTTACGAAAAAGCAGGCCTGTGCCTGGATACAGGACACTTTGTGTATGCTGGCCTTGAACCTGCCCAGTGGATGAAAGAGTGTACGTTCCGGCTTGAGCATGTTCATTTTAAGGATGTGTGTAACCAGCGCCTTGAATATTGCCTGAACAGTCAGATGGTCGGATTTAAGGATGCCTGTGATTTTGGTGTTCTGCGCTCTGTTGGTGAAGGTGATATAGACTATTGTGCAATTAAAAGCGCTTTAGACCGGGTTGAGTACGATGGCTGGATAACGCTGCAACAGCTTCGTGATCCCAACTCTGAAGTCACCCCGTTTGAAGACGCTCGCCGAAGTCTGAACCATCTGCGTGAATTAGGTTTCTGA